The following coding sequences lie in one Cloeon dipterum chromosome 1, ieCloDipt1.1, whole genome shotgun sequence genomic window:
- the LOC135948043 gene encoding MPN domain-containing protein CG4751-like isoform X2 — MSIHYLGQTFVGDLLPNGKIKSQETDLIFSSPSAWAIHCKKIINPEKKSGCGWASVKYRGRKLDAYKNAYFKKKRLDMSKENTHSDEEEVDKPLPMMIPPTGPKTIVKHNLLGCRTANQDQNVLVESVPFSTIGKIQPFLVSMSTNACMVMDFHCHLTNSEVVGYLAGHWDVNAHNLAITHAFPCRCRLADRELAPHVEADIYRAIEQRRLTLVGWYHSHPRSPATPSIKDLDTQLDYEIKMKGPSDASYTPCVGVICSPYYQPDTDMTRDQSLESSIVCYWVMPPPENRPMEYGRPMLMSYAVNQEHFLSQDALNEMKKCAEFYKGEPDAIKFSDSFAGSVTYLDKLKASLAPKFPRDQSEELVWSFVLELVSSVEEDNQTAVEAPKVENGHDATNHEPENLQVESAESAPLHATNEDVESAETRPTPSPPGDKPEVNEGEQANEEAENK, encoded by the exons ATGTCCATACATTACCTG GGGCAAACATTTGTTGGTGATTTGCTGCcaaacggaaaaataaaatcgcaagAAACTGACCTGATCTTCAGTTCGCCGAGTGCTTGGGCAATCCATTGCAAGAAGATCATAAATccggaaaaaaaatcaggctgTGGCTGGGCATCG GTTAAATACCGTGGGAGGAAACTTGACGCGTACAAAAACGCATATTTCAAGAAGAAGAGGCTAGATATGAGCAAGGAAAACACACATTCGGACG AGGAGGAAGTTGATAAACCGTTACCTATGATGATTCCTCCAACTGGACCAAAAACAATAGTCAAGCACAACCTCCTTGGCTGCCGGACAGCCAACCA GGACCAAAACGTCTTGGTGGAAAGCGTCCCTTTTTCCACCATTGGCAAAATTCAGCCCTTTCTGGTCTCAATGAGCACCAATGCCTGCATGGTGATGGATTTCCACTGCCACCTGACAAATTCCGAAGTTGTTGGTTATCTGGCAGGACACTGGGACGTCAACGCACACA ATCTTGCAATTACACACGCGTTTCCCTGCCGATGCCGGCTCGCTGACCGTGAACTGGCTCCTCATGTTGAGGCTGACATTTACCGTGCCATTGAGCAGAGGAGGCTGACCCTGGTTGGCTGGTACCACAGCCATCCTCGATCTCCAGCAACGCCCTCAATTAAAGATTTGGACACGCAACTTGATtatgaaatcaaaatgaaaggACCAAGTGACGCCTCTTACACTCCTTGCGTTGGCGTCATTTGCT CTCCATACTACCAGCCTGATACAGACATGACAAGAGACCAAAGTTTGGAATCGTCAATTGTTTGTTATTGGGTTATGCCACCCCCTGAAAACAGGCCGATGGAATACGGGAGACCCATGTTGATGAGCTATGCAGTCAACCAGGAGCACTTTTTGTCGCAAGACGCTCTTAATGAGATG AAAAAGTGTGCAGAATTTTACAAAGGAGAACCAGACGCAATAAAGTTCAGTGATTCTTTTGCCGGCTCTGTAACTTATTTGGACAAGTTGAAG GCGTCCTTGGCTCCAAAATTCCCTCGAGATCAAAGCGAAGAACTAGTCTGGTCTTTTGTGCTGGAGTTGGTCAGCAGTGTTGAGGAAGACAATCAAACTGCAGTTGAAGCGCCAAAAGTTGAGAATGGGCACGACGCTACAAATCACGAGCCAGAGAACCTGCAAGTCGAGTCTGCCGAGTCCGCTCCACTGCATGCCACAAATGAGGATGTGGAGTCTGCAGAAACGAGACCGACGCCAAGTCCGCCTGGTGATAAACCAGAGGTAAACGAGGGAGAGCAAGCCAATGAGGAGGCagaaaataagtaa
- the Phlpp gene encoding protein phosphatase PHLPP-like protein isoform X2, with protein MEMDSLEVHVVDTFDEEEEEEEDTSRYNDDACDPQQQQQQQQDLSAEDISPQDLTAESRLCLARSGLRSLPAQLLCGPRLTVLDIRDNLLTELPNDIWRLKGLQEMRLDRNALRELPDGLVQLHDLHTLSAAQNRITTLPAGLLGHMEALRSLTLNSNLLEAAAVSAAAQKPIRENGHANEGDGVESLGPLSHVDLRGNSLCGSIVLADYGALTSLDVSFNKVQSLDLAALEQLRRLHCASNELRHLALSGRSLEVLVAPNNKLQMVQVEPPPSRLQELDLSRNELTMMPSWLVECRGLSSIDVSHNQLTSLPEVVFLLPHLHTMQAGHNSLRSLPTIQNANLSLQILRLQSNALTALPPHLLNCCNRLVELNLSSNRLMVIFDDTGSQLKALRRLMASYNQLGDAALRQIARLPNLKALHLAYNRITQIPAICIDSWSEIQELVLSGNHLISLPESITSLRKLQVLRMHSNQIRSCPTVNQMLSLKVLDLSHNKLEQIDLARLAPPGLQCLDISCNHRLHVDPSHFNQYRSKRAMSLVDTSGQNRSCLPMSPYHEAAALELPWTLGFADGGAWSRFPICQLRLPAFCNTEALLGIFEGSGASGPEVAKLLAQSVPRLLLEERTLPDTAHEYMKYTILSAHRELRQKGQLSGANAVMCHISRPSPAKPYILRVASVGPQGVLLARIGGSCARLTKSAPHSEPNRVLGQSAEFPLVIPDPFVTEVILGETDQFIIGASERFWEYVPEEEAVREVAASLGTSRGSKEANTAAKRLVDLAQGYGCTNSISVMVLSLLGEGLRPSSQSVRVVTPGEAFLAQARSSPSGQSAEDDPHLEHLSSASSSHSVPLSRFATLPGFSDMGGDAEDEWTDTGSCAATSAGPEQLRCWEYMLEKNSRVLFDRDLQALRPTLPRVGKGGSDISSLKGSLRNRVMYTGHNAAYFGSLQRLLPTLTKETARKSPGFIRAPSAEMLQYVPEEDFGEMDPLQCGRMQRYWGVATTEL; from the exons ATGGAGATGGATTCTTTGGAGGTGCACGTCGTCGACACCTTCGACgaggaggaagaagaggaagaagacACCTCACGCTACAACGACGat GCGTGCGacccgcagcagcagcagcagcaacagcaggaTCTGTCTGCCGAGGACATCTCTCCGCAGGATTTGACCGCAGAGTCGCGTTTGTGCCTCGCCCGCAGCGGCCTCCGCAGCCTGCCGGCGCAGCTGCTCTGCGGACCGCGGCTCACGGTGCTCGACATCAGGGATAACCTGCTCACCGAACTGCCCAATGACATTTGGAGGCTCAAAGG TTTGCAAGAAATGCGATTGGATAGAAACGCCCTGCGGGAATTGCCAGATGGCCTGGTGCAGCTGCACGATTTGCACACCCTTTCGGCTGCGCAAAACCGGATCACCACCCTTCCAGCCGGACTCTTGGGCCACATGGAAGCGCTCAGATCACTC ACTCTCAACAGCAATTTGCTTGAAGCCGCCGCTGTGAGTGCAGCGGCCCAAAAGCCCATCCGCGAAAATGGCCATGCGAATGAAGGGGATGGAGTAGAATCGTTGGGGCCCCTCAGTCACGTCGATCTGAGGGGCAACTCGCTGTGCGGCTCGATTGTTTTGGCGGACTATGGA GCGTTGACCTCTCTAGACGTAAGTTTCAACAAAGTACAAAGCCTGGACTTGGCTGCCCTGGAGCAACTGCGGCGGTTGCATTGTGCCAGCAATGAGTTGCGGCACTTGGCTCTTAGCGGCAGGAGCTTGGAAGTGTTGGTTGCGCCAAATAACA AATTGCAGATGGTTCAAGTCGAGCCGCCACCATCAAGACTGCAAGAGCTTGATCTTTCAAG AAACGAGCTGACGATGATGCCGTCATGGTTAGTTGAGTGCCGCGGCTTATCTAGCATTGATGTCTCTCACAACCAACTTACATCACTGCCAGAAGTCGTGTTTCTCTTGCCGCATTTGCACACGATGCAG GCAGGGCACAATTCCCTACGGAGTCTGCCCACGATTCAGAACGCAAATCTTTCCCTGCAAATTCTGCGCCTCCAGAGCAATGCTCTCACTGCTCTTCCTCCGCACCTGCTCAACTGTTGCAATAG GTTAGTTGAGCTGAACTTAAGTAGCAACAGACTGATGGTGATTTTCGACGACACTGGCAGCCAGTTGAAAGCTCTCCGCCGCCTGATGGCCTCCTACAACCAACTCGGCGACGCTGCGCTCCGTCAAATCGCGCGTTTGCCCAATCTGAAAGCTCTTCACCTGGCTTATAACAGAATCACGCAAATCCCTGCCAT ATGCATCGATTCTTGGTCAGAGATTCAGGAATTGGTGCTCTCCGGCAATCACTTGATCTCGCTGCCAGAGAGCATTACGAGCTTGAGGAAGCTGCAAGTTCTGCGCATGCACTCGAATCAAATAAGGAGTTGTCCTACCGTGAATCAAATGCTTTCGCTTAAG GTTTTAGATTTATCGCACAACAAATTGGAACAAATAGATCTGGCCCGCTTGGCTCCACCAGGTCTGCAATGCCTCGATATCAGCTGCAACCACAGACTCCACGTCGATCCTAGCCACTTCAATCAGTACAG GTCGAAACGCGCTATGAGTTTGGTAGACACGAGCGGCCAAAACAGGAGCTGCCTCCCAATGTCCCCGTACCACGAGGCCGCTGCCCTCGAGCTTCCCTGGACACTAGGGTTTGCAGACGGAGGCGCCTGGTCTAG ATTTCCAATATGCCAACTGCGCCTGCCAGCCTTCTGCAACACAGAAGCTCTGCTAGGAATTTTTGAAGGGAGTGGCGCGTCCGGGCCGGAAGTTGCGAAACTGCTGGCACAATCCGTGCCCAGGCTGCTGTTGGAAGAGAGGACCCTGCCCGATACAGCGCACGAATACATGAAGTACACGATTCTGTCGGCCCACAG AGAGTTGCGTCAAAAGGGCCAGCTGAGCGGTGCAAACGCGGTCATGTGCCACATCTCGCGGCCGTCGCCTGCCAAGCCGTACATCTTGCGGGTGGCAAGCGTCGGCCCGCAGGGCGTACTCCTCGCCCGAATCGGCGGCTCGTGCGCGCGCCTTACCAAGTCGGCGCCTCACTCGGAGCCAAACAGGGTGCTTGGCCAGTCGGCCGAATTTCCACTCGTCATTCCTGACCCCTTCGTCACCGAGGTCATCCTCGGAGAGACCGATCAGTTTATCATCGGCGCCTCTGAGAG gtTTTGGGAGTATGTGCCAGAAGAAGAGGCAGTCCGAGAAGTGGCAGCTTCGCTTGGAACTTCTCGCGGCAGCAAAGAGGCTAACACTGCCGCCAAAAGATTGGTGGACCTGGCCCAAGGTTACGGCTGCACCAACTCGATCAGCGTGATGGTTTTGAGTTTGCTCGGTGAGGGTCTCAGACCATCAAGCCAAAGCGTCAGA gTTGTTACTCCAGGCGAAGCATTCCTAGCCCAAGCGAGATCATCGCCGAGCGGTCAGAGTGCAGAGGACGACCCTCATTTGGAGCACCTAAGCAGTGCAAGCAGTTCACACAG CGTGCCCTTGTCGAGATTCGCCACGCTGCCAGGATTTTCTGACATGGGCGGAGACGCCGAGGACGAGTGGACAGACACAGGATCTTGCGCGGCAACCTCCGCAGGACCGGAGCAGCTCAGGTGCTGGGAATACATGCTGGAGAAAAACAGCCGGGTGCTCTTCGACAGAGACTTGCAGGCCCTGCGGCCCACTCTACCAAGGGTGGGGAAAGGCGGATCGGACATTTCAAGC CTGAAAGGATCTCTGCGCAACAGGGTGATGTATACCGGCCACAACGCCGCGTACTTTGGCTCATTGCAACGCCTACTGCCAACGTTGACGAAGGAAACGGCAAGAAAGTCACCTGGGTTTATAAGAGCCCCTTCAGCCGAGATGCTGCAGTATGTGCCAGAGGAGGACTTTGGGGAGATGGACCCTTTGCAGTGCGGCAGAATGCAGCGATATTGGGGGGTTGCCACGACTGAACTGTGA
- the LOC135948043 gene encoding MPN domain-containing protein-like isoform X1: MHLGRRNFNLDLSEDCAELMEEDDFDEELEDSLSSPAGCTSGEESDGGTQVSSPCRSSVTLLTLLRERLLTPGEGAMSIHYLGQTFVGDLLPNGKIKSQETDLIFSSPSAWAIHCKKIINPEKKSGCGWASVKYRGRKLDAYKNAYFKKKRLDMSKENTHSDEEEVDKPLPMMIPPTGPKTIVKHNLLGCRTANQDQNVLVESVPFSTIGKIQPFLVSMSTNACMVMDFHCHLTNSEVVGYLAGHWDVNAHNLAITHAFPCRCRLADRELAPHVEADIYRAIEQRRLTLVGWYHSHPRSPATPSIKDLDTQLDYEIKMKGPSDASYTPCVGVICSPYYQPDTDMTRDQSLESSIVCYWVMPPPENRPMEYGRPMLMSYAVNQEHFLSQDALNEMKKCAEFYKGEPDAIKFSDSFAGSVTYLDKLKASLAPKFPRDQSEELVWSFVLELVSSVEEDNQTAVEAPKVENGHDATNHEPENLQVESAESAPLHATNEDVESAETRPTPSPPGDKPEVNEGEQANEEAENK, from the exons ATGCACCTTGgcagaagaaattttaacCTGGATTTAAGTGAGGACTGCGCTGAATTAATGGAGGAGGATGACTTTGATGAG GAATTAGAGGACTCTTTGAGTTCTCCAGCCGGTTGTACATCAGGCGAGGAGAGCGACGGCGGTACCCAAGTATCGTCTCCTTGTAGATCCTCTGTCACTCTTTTAACCCTATTGAGGGAGAGACTCTTGACCCCCGGCGAGGGGGCTATGTCCATACATTACCTG GGGCAAACATTTGTTGGTGATTTGCTGCcaaacggaaaaataaaatcgcaagAAACTGACCTGATCTTCAGTTCGCCGAGTGCTTGGGCAATCCATTGCAAGAAGATCATAAATccggaaaaaaaatcaggctgTGGCTGGGCATCG GTTAAATACCGTGGGAGGAAACTTGACGCGTACAAAAACGCATATTTCAAGAAGAAGAGGCTAGATATGAGCAAGGAAAACACACATTCGGACG AGGAGGAAGTTGATAAACCGTTACCTATGATGATTCCTCCAACTGGACCAAAAACAATAGTCAAGCACAACCTCCTTGGCTGCCGGACAGCCAACCA GGACCAAAACGTCTTGGTGGAAAGCGTCCCTTTTTCCACCATTGGCAAAATTCAGCCCTTTCTGGTCTCAATGAGCACCAATGCCTGCATGGTGATGGATTTCCACTGCCACCTGACAAATTCCGAAGTTGTTGGTTATCTGGCAGGACACTGGGACGTCAACGCACACA ATCTTGCAATTACACACGCGTTTCCCTGCCGATGCCGGCTCGCTGACCGTGAACTGGCTCCTCATGTTGAGGCTGACATTTACCGTGCCATTGAGCAGAGGAGGCTGACCCTGGTTGGCTGGTACCACAGCCATCCTCGATCTCCAGCAACGCCCTCAATTAAAGATTTGGACACGCAACTTGATtatgaaatcaaaatgaaaggACCAAGTGACGCCTCTTACACTCCTTGCGTTGGCGTCATTTGCT CTCCATACTACCAGCCTGATACAGACATGACAAGAGACCAAAGTTTGGAATCGTCAATTGTTTGTTATTGGGTTATGCCACCCCCTGAAAACAGGCCGATGGAATACGGGAGACCCATGTTGATGAGCTATGCAGTCAACCAGGAGCACTTTTTGTCGCAAGACGCTCTTAATGAGATG AAAAAGTGTGCAGAATTTTACAAAGGAGAACCAGACGCAATAAAGTTCAGTGATTCTTTTGCCGGCTCTGTAACTTATTTGGACAAGTTGAAG GCGTCCTTGGCTCCAAAATTCCCTCGAGATCAAAGCGAAGAACTAGTCTGGTCTTTTGTGCTGGAGTTGGTCAGCAGTGTTGAGGAAGACAATCAAACTGCAGTTGAAGCGCCAAAAGTTGAGAATGGGCACGACGCTACAAATCACGAGCCAGAGAACCTGCAAGTCGAGTCTGCCGAGTCCGCTCCACTGCATGCCACAAATGAGGATGTGGAGTCTGCAGAAACGAGACCGACGCCAAGTCCGCCTGGTGATAAACCAGAGGTAAACGAGGGAGAGCAAGCCAATGAGGAGGCagaaaataagtaa
- the Phlpp gene encoding protein phosphatase PHLPP-like protein isoform X1 — MKTLTPEEKIGDVEGWVRVFAGPECSKSLAEDDHGTLVSVQTLTTSGDICRRFLGMSPDATLWAQYGAGPSWRLTSSEAPLLLQELFLRALGYDDPERRKRMGIDPELRHLLRFHTGPAEPQGPMPSLLGFPRAARLFVLKGLVVPRWRRRAIALLGSRLLLFPDAGADPELELELTGGRVEAQVPRGGCLVLRVVPCEQEIGTNNLSGAAANNKVAAGNKQQQQALFLGFQGETERDLWLAWLTKACDPQQQQQQQQDLSAEDISPQDLTAESRLCLARSGLRSLPAQLLCGPRLTVLDIRDNLLTELPNDIWRLKGLQEMRLDRNALRELPDGLVQLHDLHTLSAAQNRITTLPAGLLGHMEALRSLTLNSNLLEAAAVSAAAQKPIRENGHANEGDGVESLGPLSHVDLRGNSLCGSIVLADYGALTSLDVSFNKVQSLDLAALEQLRRLHCASNELRHLALSGRSLEVLVAPNNKLQMVQVEPPPSRLQELDLSRNELTMMPSWLVECRGLSSIDVSHNQLTSLPEVVFLLPHLHTMQAGHNSLRSLPTIQNANLSLQILRLQSNALTALPPHLLNCCNRLVELNLSSNRLMVIFDDTGSQLKALRRLMASYNQLGDAALRQIARLPNLKALHLAYNRITQIPAICIDSWSEIQELVLSGNHLISLPESITSLRKLQVLRMHSNQIRSCPTVNQMLSLKVLDLSHNKLEQIDLARLAPPGLQCLDISCNHRLHVDPSHFNQYRSKRAMSLVDTSGQNRSCLPMSPYHEAAALELPWTLGFADGGAWSRFPICQLRLPAFCNTEALLGIFEGSGASGPEVAKLLAQSVPRLLLEERTLPDTAHEYMKYTILSAHRELRQKGQLSGANAVMCHISRPSPAKPYILRVASVGPQGVLLARIGGSCARLTKSAPHSEPNRVLGQSAEFPLVIPDPFVTEVILGETDQFIIGASERFWEYVPEEEAVREVAASLGTSRGSKEANTAAKRLVDLAQGYGCTNSISVMVLSLLGEGLRPSSQSVRVVTPGEAFLAQARSSPSGQSAEDDPHLEHLSSASSSHSVPLSRFATLPGFSDMGGDAEDEWTDTGSCAATSAGPEQLRCWEYMLEKNSRVLFDRDLQALRPTLPRVGKGGSDISSLKGSLRNRVMYTGHNAAYFGSLQRLLPTLTKETARKSPGFIRAPSAEMLQYVPEEDFGEMDPLQCGRMQRYWGVATTEL, encoded by the exons ATGAAGACCCTGACACCTGAAgag AAAATCGGTGACGTTGAGGGTTGGGTGCGCGTTTTCGCGGGGCCCGAGTGCTCCAAATCGTTAGCTGAGGACGACCACGGCACCCTGGTGTCCGTGCAGACGCTGACCACGAGCGGCGACATCTGCAGACGCTTCCTCGGCATGTCTCCTGACGCGACCCTGTGGGCGCAGTACGGTGCGGGGCCCAGCTGGAGACTCACCTCGTCCGAGGctccgctgctgctgcaggagCTTTTCCTGCGAGCGCTTGGATACGACGACCCAGAGCGCAGGAAACGCATGGGAATTGACCCTGAACTCAGGCACCTTCTCAGATTCCACACGG GGCCTGCTGAGCCTCAGGGTCCCATGCCTTCGTTGCTTGGCTTTCCCAGAGCAGCTCGGTTATTCGTGTTGAAAGGTCTCGTGGTGCCTCGGTGGAGAAGACGCGCAATCGCCCTCCTCGGTTCGCGACTCCTCCTTTTCCCAG ATGCTGGAGCGGATCCAGAATTGGAACTGGAGTTGACAGGCGGACGTGTGGAGGCGCAGGTGCCGCGGGGAGGGTGCCTAGTGCTCAGGGTCGTCCCCTGCGAGCAGGAGATTGGTACCAACAACCTCTCTGGAGCCGCGGCAAACAACAAGGTCGCTGCCGGcaacaagcagcagcagcaggcgctcTTCCTTGGCTTCCAGGGCGAAACCGAGCGTGACCTGTGGCTGGCTTGGCTGACCAAG GCGTGCGacccgcagcagcagcagcagcaacagcaggaTCTGTCTGCCGAGGACATCTCTCCGCAGGATTTGACCGCAGAGTCGCGTTTGTGCCTCGCCCGCAGCGGCCTCCGCAGCCTGCCGGCGCAGCTGCTCTGCGGACCGCGGCTCACGGTGCTCGACATCAGGGATAACCTGCTCACCGAACTGCCCAATGACATTTGGAGGCTCAAAGG TTTGCAAGAAATGCGATTGGATAGAAACGCCCTGCGGGAATTGCCAGATGGCCTGGTGCAGCTGCACGATTTGCACACCCTTTCGGCTGCGCAAAACCGGATCACCACCCTTCCAGCCGGACTCTTGGGCCACATGGAAGCGCTCAGATCACTC ACTCTCAACAGCAATTTGCTTGAAGCCGCCGCTGTGAGTGCAGCGGCCCAAAAGCCCATCCGCGAAAATGGCCATGCGAATGAAGGGGATGGAGTAGAATCGTTGGGGCCCCTCAGTCACGTCGATCTGAGGGGCAACTCGCTGTGCGGCTCGATTGTTTTGGCGGACTATGGA GCGTTGACCTCTCTAGACGTAAGTTTCAACAAAGTACAAAGCCTGGACTTGGCTGCCCTGGAGCAACTGCGGCGGTTGCATTGTGCCAGCAATGAGTTGCGGCACTTGGCTCTTAGCGGCAGGAGCTTGGAAGTGTTGGTTGCGCCAAATAACA AATTGCAGATGGTTCAAGTCGAGCCGCCACCATCAAGACTGCAAGAGCTTGATCTTTCAAG AAACGAGCTGACGATGATGCCGTCATGGTTAGTTGAGTGCCGCGGCTTATCTAGCATTGATGTCTCTCACAACCAACTTACATCACTGCCAGAAGTCGTGTTTCTCTTGCCGCATTTGCACACGATGCAG GCAGGGCACAATTCCCTACGGAGTCTGCCCACGATTCAGAACGCAAATCTTTCCCTGCAAATTCTGCGCCTCCAGAGCAATGCTCTCACTGCTCTTCCTCCGCACCTGCTCAACTGTTGCAATAG GTTAGTTGAGCTGAACTTAAGTAGCAACAGACTGATGGTGATTTTCGACGACACTGGCAGCCAGTTGAAAGCTCTCCGCCGCCTGATGGCCTCCTACAACCAACTCGGCGACGCTGCGCTCCGTCAAATCGCGCGTTTGCCCAATCTGAAAGCTCTTCACCTGGCTTATAACAGAATCACGCAAATCCCTGCCAT ATGCATCGATTCTTGGTCAGAGATTCAGGAATTGGTGCTCTCCGGCAATCACTTGATCTCGCTGCCAGAGAGCATTACGAGCTTGAGGAAGCTGCAAGTTCTGCGCATGCACTCGAATCAAATAAGGAGTTGTCCTACCGTGAATCAAATGCTTTCGCTTAAG GTTTTAGATTTATCGCACAACAAATTGGAACAAATAGATCTGGCCCGCTTGGCTCCACCAGGTCTGCAATGCCTCGATATCAGCTGCAACCACAGACTCCACGTCGATCCTAGCCACTTCAATCAGTACAG GTCGAAACGCGCTATGAGTTTGGTAGACACGAGCGGCCAAAACAGGAGCTGCCTCCCAATGTCCCCGTACCACGAGGCCGCTGCCCTCGAGCTTCCCTGGACACTAGGGTTTGCAGACGGAGGCGCCTGGTCTAG ATTTCCAATATGCCAACTGCGCCTGCCAGCCTTCTGCAACACAGAAGCTCTGCTAGGAATTTTTGAAGGGAGTGGCGCGTCCGGGCCGGAAGTTGCGAAACTGCTGGCACAATCCGTGCCCAGGCTGCTGTTGGAAGAGAGGACCCTGCCCGATACAGCGCACGAATACATGAAGTACACGATTCTGTCGGCCCACAG AGAGTTGCGTCAAAAGGGCCAGCTGAGCGGTGCAAACGCGGTCATGTGCCACATCTCGCGGCCGTCGCCTGCCAAGCCGTACATCTTGCGGGTGGCAAGCGTCGGCCCGCAGGGCGTACTCCTCGCCCGAATCGGCGGCTCGTGCGCGCGCCTTACCAAGTCGGCGCCTCACTCGGAGCCAAACAGGGTGCTTGGCCAGTCGGCCGAATTTCCACTCGTCATTCCTGACCCCTTCGTCACCGAGGTCATCCTCGGAGAGACCGATCAGTTTATCATCGGCGCCTCTGAGAG gtTTTGGGAGTATGTGCCAGAAGAAGAGGCAGTCCGAGAAGTGGCAGCTTCGCTTGGAACTTCTCGCGGCAGCAAAGAGGCTAACACTGCCGCCAAAAGATTGGTGGACCTGGCCCAAGGTTACGGCTGCACCAACTCGATCAGCGTGATGGTTTTGAGTTTGCTCGGTGAGGGTCTCAGACCATCAAGCCAAAGCGTCAGA gTTGTTACTCCAGGCGAAGCATTCCTAGCCCAAGCGAGATCATCGCCGAGCGGTCAGAGTGCAGAGGACGACCCTCATTTGGAGCACCTAAGCAGTGCAAGCAGTTCACACAG CGTGCCCTTGTCGAGATTCGCCACGCTGCCAGGATTTTCTGACATGGGCGGAGACGCCGAGGACGAGTGGACAGACACAGGATCTTGCGCGGCAACCTCCGCAGGACCGGAGCAGCTCAGGTGCTGGGAATACATGCTGGAGAAAAACAGCCGGGTGCTCTTCGACAGAGACTTGCAGGCCCTGCGGCCCACTCTACCAAGGGTGGGGAAAGGCGGATCGGACATTTCAAGC CTGAAAGGATCTCTGCGCAACAGGGTGATGTATACCGGCCACAACGCCGCGTACTTTGGCTCATTGCAACGCCTACTGCCAACGTTGACGAAGGAAACGGCAAGAAAGTCACCTGGGTTTATAAGAGCCCCTTCAGCCGAGATGCTGCAGTATGTGCCAGAGGAGGACTTTGGGGAGATGGACCCTTTGCAGTGCGGCAGAATGCAGCGATATTGGGGGGTTGCCACGACTGAACTGTGA